Genomic DNA from Triticum dicoccoides isolate Atlit2015 ecotype Zavitan chromosome 4B, WEW_v2.0, whole genome shotgun sequence:
ACAAAATAGCAGAATTATAGTGATCAGTATAGTGGCTTTAATGGTTGCAGCTGTGATCATGGATTTTAATTCAATCACATAGCGTTTATGTCCGAAAAAATAACTGGCCGTTTAAATCACTGCTTGTGGCGTTGATTTGTTTCGGAGCAAGCATCAAAGTGCTGACTCATATTGTTATTGTACTTCTCCTTCTCCTGTTTTCTTTACTAATTTTGTATGTCCTGTTATTTGTTTTGCCTAGGAGGGTGAAATATCCTTGGTTCAGGTTGTTCAGCTATATCTTGAGATGTTGGCGCATGGTCTAGCAAGCAATCCCTTGAGGGCTACTCGATCTCCACTTACTCCGAGGGCGTCAAGTGCACCCCTGGGACTCGTCTCTTCATTGGGATTCAACAGGGGGCGTAAGGAAAATGTAAAACTTTTTGTCAATGTTGATAGGTATAATACTTATACTTCTTCTGACCTCACCATCAAAGAATTAATCTAGTTTACAATGTGACAAGAAGCCTTACTACAGCCCTTCAATGCAGATACACAAAATATAATGCTCCTTCCATTACACAGCGATGTTCCAGAATATCACCATTTGCATCTGCATCCTTTGGTGACATGGCGGACTCTTCAAATCGTAAGTTTATAGCTGTGTATGTATATGACAACAAAAACATCACATGATAGTGTCTTTAGATGTTATTAGTTATTTCTCGTTGTATTCAATTATAGTAATACTGAAGTAGAACTAATAAGGAACAACTGACTCGTGTGCATCTCAGATTACCACTTTGCTTTTCATGCATGATTGATCTTAGACGGTATTATGGTAACATGTAGGCATCAAATGACATTGTTGGCCAGGGTATCTCTTTGGGACATGTTACACATGTACATCATCACATGCATGTTAAGAGAGATCAGTAGTGCTAAAATCACCCACATCAGTCATTAACTCATTTTCTTTTCTAGGCTTATTGTAtgaaaaatctaatctgctgatattTATATTGATTCTGTTGAttgaactactccctccgatccatattacttgtcgctgctTTAGTACACCTTTATACTGCTTAACCTCTAGAATTCTTTCATGATTAACCTCTAGAATTCTTTTTAACTGCTTTGTTCTTCAGCCATTTTTCCTAGAATCCATGTGAAGGATCCGTATCAACGGCTTGGAATCAGCAAGGAAGCATCTGAAGAAGAAATTCGAGCTGCCAGGAACTTTCTCATAAGCAAGTATGCAGGGCATAAGCCAAGTGTTGATGCAATTGAGTCTGCGCATGACAAAATCATCATGCAGAGTTTCTTTGATAGAAAAAAACCAAAAGTGGATCTCAAGAAAAAATTTAGGGAACTTAGTCAGTCACGTCCAGTCAAGGCTGTTCAGGGCAGATTTTACACGCCATCTAACAAATTTATTTGGAAGACAGCGATTACTTTTGTCTTGCTTGGAGTGCTTACCCTTGTTTTCCCTACTGAAGAAGGTCCAACTCTCCAGGTCTTAATCTCTTGTGCGGCAAATATCTATTTCCTTTATCAGCGGCTTAAAAGTGGATGGAAATCATTCTTTTATGGGTATACTTTCTTCcccttccattgttttgtttcTACCTTTGGGTTGTTAAGGATATAACTGCTTAGTAGTTGATTAGTTATGTACAGTACTAGTGTTTGCTTTGAGCTACGATGCTCTGAATCAGCATATAGACATTTTGTGCACATTCCAAATCCGAACATGATACTGGAGCCAGATAACCAAATCTCAAAGCTTCATGGTGGCCACTGTTAGTTAATTGCTATCTTCACCGCCAGGACAAATATCTATCTCCTGATAGTGGTGCCAGTAAATAGAGTTCCACAAATTGCTTAGA
This window encodes:
- the LOC119290953 gene encoding protein CHAPERONE-LIKE PROTEIN OF POR1, chloroplastic-like, with the translated sequence MLAHGLASNPLRATRSPLTPRASSAPLGLVSSLGFNRGRKENVKLFVNVDRYTKYNAPSITQRCSRISPFASASFGDMADSSNPIFPRIHVKDPYQRLGISKEASEEEIRAARNFLISKYAGHKPSVDAIESAHDKIIMQSFFDRKKPKVDLKKKFRELSQSRPVKAVQGRFYTPSNKFIWKTAITFVLLGVLTLVFPTEEGPTLQVLISCAANIYFLYQRLKSGWKSFFYGFGSFFASWFLATFLMVSVIPPILPGPRNLEVSTACVAYAFLFVSSTFLK